TGTGCGTTTTCGACGCCCTCGCGCCCGCGCATTTCCGACATCAGCCTGTCGACACAGCGATCGGCGGTGTCGGTCACCTCCGGCAGCAGGATCGGGATGTCCAGGCGAAGTTTCTCAGTCATTCTTTCTTTCTGTCCCTTTCGCTGGATAGAAGGCGTGTCGGAGCCAAGGTGCAAGAGGCCGCTTCGCGGTAGTCTCGGAAGTTCGGCTACTTGCAATATCCTCTCCAGGGGCATAGTATCCCAGAAATGAACGAACTGCCACACCTCCACGAAACTCATCCCGAGATCGTCAAGCGACTGAAGCGGGCCGACGGCCATCTCAAGGGAATCATCGAGATGATCGAGACAGGCCGACCCTGCATCGAAATTGCGCAGCAGCTTCAGGCGGTCGAAAAGGCGATCGGGCAGGCGAAAAAGACACTGATCCAGGATCATCTCGATCATTGCCTCGAAGACGTCGTCGGTCCCCTGCCGCGGGATCAGCGCCGGTCGATTGACGATTTCAAGCTGATCACGAAGTACCTCTGACGGATTCCTGCTTTGTGACCGAGGCTTTCTTTCTATCCATCGTGGCGACTGGGTTTGTCGTCGCGTTTGCTCATGCCGCCATTCCGACCCACTGGCTGCCCTTCGTGCTGGCCGGTCGCGGGCAGCGCTGGAGCAAGACGAAGACACTCATGGTGGTGGCGCTATGCGGCTCAGGACATGTTCTCTTCACGACCGTTCTCGGCGCCTTGGTCGTCTGGCTGGGGATCGAGACGAGCAAATGGACCGGCAACGTCTTCCCCTGGATCGCCGGCGGCGCGCTGATCGTCTTCGGGCTCTACTACCTGGTCCAGCAGGCGCGCGGCGGCGGAAATGGCCATCACCATTTGGGCGCCGGCCACAGCCATGGCGCGCATGGCCATGACCATGGGAGCCATGACAAAGGGGGGCACGATCATGCATCGGAGACGAAGCGGATCGACACCGGCCACGGCGTGCTACTGCTGCAAATCTTCGAAGACAGCGTCCAACCCAGGTTCCGGATGCGGACCGAAAGTGCCGCAGCGGCCCTGCCGCGCGCGGCGGCGCTGTCGCTCGAGACGTTGCGACCCGGCGGCTCCCGGCAGACCTTCTCCTTCGCCGAACATGCGGGATATCTGGAATCTCTCGAGGAAATTCCAGAGCCGCACGAATTCACCGCGAACCTCAGCCTGTCTCACGGCGATCACGCGCATCGCCATGAGGTTCAGTTCGAGACCCATCAACATGCGGCCTCCGCTGAGCCGGCGGCGACCCTAAAGAGCGA
This window of the bacterium YEK0313 genome carries:
- the csoR_2 gene encoding Copper-sensing transcriptional repressor CsoR is translated as MNELPHLHETHPEIVKRLKRADGHLKGIIEMIETGRPCIEIAQQLQAVEKAIGQAKKTLIQDHLDHCLEDVVGPLPRDQRRSIDDFKLITKYL